A single Fluviispira vulneris DNA region contains:
- a CDS encoding ABC transporter ATP-binding protein, whose product MIEIKNLTKQFKTFHREEGYFNAIKSIFNRKYFLVDAVKKVSLSIKEGEMVGFIGANGAGKTTTLKMLSGVIHPTSGYCKVMNFIPSKRDHEFLRQIAFIGTQKANLWWDVPAIDSFRINQVIYDIDQREFKTKVTELSEMLEVDNLLKKPIRQLSLGERMKMEIIGSLIHSPKIIFCDEPTIGLDFISRENLRQFFIEYHKKTKATLILTSHYLEDIENLCSRLVIIYEGVIVLDKQIEDIYKKHAGEKPVKLENMLREYYAQN is encoded by the coding sequence ATGATTGAAATAAAAAATTTAACAAAACAATTTAAAACATTTCATCGAGAAGAAGGGTATTTTAATGCCATTAAATCCATTTTTAATCGTAAATATTTTTTAGTGGATGCTGTAAAAAAAGTGAGTCTATCTATTAAAGAAGGAGAAATGGTTGGATTTATCGGTGCCAATGGCGCAGGAAAAACGACAACTTTGAAAATGCTTTCAGGAGTAATTCACCCAACTTCGGGGTATTGCAAAGTCATGAATTTCATACCGAGTAAACGAGATCATGAGTTTTTAAGACAAATTGCCTTTATAGGCACACAAAAAGCCAATCTTTGGTGGGATGTGCCAGCTATAGATAGCTTTAGAATAAATCAAGTTATTTATGATATTGATCAGAGAGAATTCAAAACTAAAGTGACAGAGTTATCTGAAATGCTAGAAGTTGATAATCTTTTAAAAAAACCTATTCGACAACTTTCTTTAGGTGAGCGAATGAAAATGGAAATAATAGGTTCTCTTATCCATTCGCCTAAAATTATATTTTGTGATGAGCCTACTATTGGTTTGGATTTTATTTCAAGAGAAAACCTGCGACAATTTTTTATCGAGTATCACAAAAAAACCAAAGCAACCTTAATACTAACCAGTCATTATTTGGAAGATATTGAAAATTTATGCAGCCGACTTGTTATAATTTACGAAGGAGTTATTGTTTTGGATAAACAAATTGAAGACATTTACAAAAAGCATGCAGGTGAAAAACCCGTAAAACTTGAAAATATGCTTAGGGAATATTATGCGCAAAATTAA
- a CDS encoding ATP-binding cassette domain-containing protein: MQTNIVLNAHHLSKKFKKKTVINDLSFSLEKGSVVGFLGPNGSDKTTTLRLLTGLLESDSGNVEILGCDLKSIANSDWSIGAIIEKPDFYLSMTDYENLYNLALLSENLNKGNISQRIVEVIDIVGLSGSENKKVKNYSLGMKQRLGIAQALLSDPEILILDEPTNGIDPIGLRDLRTIIKKYSQNSKKTFLISSHMINELEDIFTHLVIINKGQLV; the protein is encoded by the coding sequence ATGCAAACTAATATTGTTTTAAATGCACATCATCTATCGAAAAAATTTAAAAAGAAAACTGTGATCAATGATCTTTCATTTTCACTTGAAAAAGGAAGTGTAGTTGGATTTTTAGGACCTAATGGGTCTGACAAAACAACCACACTCCGCTTATTAACAGGATTATTAGAGTCAGATAGTGGTAATGTCGAAATTCTAGGTTGTGATCTAAAAAGTATTGCAAATTCTGATTGGAGTATCGGCGCTATTATTGAAAAGCCAGATTTTTACCTCTCAATGACTGATTATGAGAATTTATATAATCTTGCACTTTTAAGTGAAAATTTAAATAAAGGAAATATTTCGCAAAGAATTGTTGAAGTCATAGACATTGTCGGATTGTCAGGAAGCGAAAATAAAAAAGTAAAAAACTATTCTCTAGGTATGAAACAACGACTTGGCATAGCTCAAGCTCTTTTGTCTGACCCAGAAATTCTTATTTTGGATGAACCAACCAATGGCATCGATCCCATAGGTTTAAGAGATTTACGCACCATAATAAAAAAATACTCACAGAATAGTAAAAAAACATTTTTAATTTCAAGCCATATGATAAATGAGCTTGAAGATATTTTTACACATTTAGTAATAATTAATAAAGGTCAACTTGTCTGA
- a CDS encoding GNAT family N-acetyltransferase, with amino-acid sequence MGNYSEIKIQAYDENWLQLFNNESEKIIDSLFSDENKSLMSREYCEVHHIGSTAIPGMPAKPVIDIMLELDDLNCIDYIKEKLALLNYTEFHAHVIPHYSYFSRKQNEDIAYHLHIRERGDAQINRHIHFRDYLIHHKEDAKEYAKIKYVLADKFYNNRNAYTTGKESFIQSIDRKAKVWNGRRQKFLPANTNFRVVDNTIEKIQNAIEANITVHMTHFEQYSQLLELKRQIFFTTVLNKSLPEESFNYIFAADFEEEHADKNILLATKSFFKNNLPFCWWIFPNDKPKQLSRYLEKHGFINSSNNIGMYFDLSSWKNVNISLENFSIRQVQDEKGLQDFAYILGNDSDFLDSYFNEIANTLTHEDPLEYYVGYLNDKPVVCGLICYFGRVAGLHCLTTSPDFREKGYGTAMQNFRLARAKSLGYHTAILQASTDGYSLYVKLGWKPVCEFKGYKKI; translated from the coding sequence ATGGGCAACTATAGTGAGATAAAAATTCAAGCATATGATGAAAATTGGCTACAACTTTTTAACAATGAATCTGAAAAAATAATTGACTCATTATTTTCGGATGAAAATAAGAGTTTAATGTCAAGAGAGTATTGTGAGGTTCATCATATTGGGAGTACAGCAATACCTGGTATGCCAGCAAAACCAGTTATTGATATCATGCTTGAACTTGATGATTTGAATTGCATTGATTATATAAAAGAAAAACTTGCATTACTCAACTATACAGAATTTCATGCGCATGTTATACCGCATTATAGCTACTTTTCGCGTAAACAAAATGAAGATATTGCCTATCACCTGCATATTCGGGAAAGAGGTGATGCACAAATCAATAGACATATTCATTTTAGAGATTATCTTATTCATCATAAAGAAGATGCTAAAGAATATGCAAAAATAAAATATGTTCTTGCGGATAAATTTTATAACAACCGCAATGCCTACACGACAGGAAAAGAAAGCTTCATTCAATCGATTGATAGGAAAGCAAAAGTTTGGAATGGAAGAAGGCAAAAATTTTTACCAGCCAACACCAATTTTCGTGTTGTAGATAACACGATTGAAAAAATACAAAATGCAATAGAAGCAAATATTACAGTTCATATGACTCATTTTGAGCAATATTCACAATTGCTCGAATTAAAAAGGCAAATATTTTTTACAACAGTTTTGAATAAAAGTCTTCCAGAAGAGTCGTTTAACTATATTTTTGCAGCAGATTTTGAAGAAGAACATGCCGATAAAAATATATTACTAGCCACAAAATCTTTTTTTAAAAATAATCTTCCATTTTGTTGGTGGATCTTTCCAAATGATAAACCAAAGCAATTGTCTCGCTATCTTGAAAAGCATGGTTTTATAAATTCAAGCAATAATATTGGTATGTACTTTGATTTATCTAGTTGGAAAAACGTCAATATTAGCCTCGAAAACTTTAGCATTCGTCAAGTGCAGGACGAAAAAGGTTTGCAGGATTTTGCTTATATTTTAGGAAATGATTCTGATTTTTTAGATTCTTATTTTAACGAAATTGCCAATACTCTCACTCACGAAGATCCACTGGAATATTATGTTGGGTATTTAAATGACAAGCCAGTCGTTTGCGGTCTGATTTGCTATTTTGGGCGAGTTGCAGGATTGCACTGTTTAACAACTTCGCCCGATTTTCGTGAGAAAGGTTATGGAACAGCAATGCAAAATTTTCGCTTAGCAAGAGCAAAATCACTTGGCTATCACACAGCTATTTTACAAGCATCGACTGATGGATATTCTCTTTATGTAAAACTTGGCTGGAAACCCGTATGTGAATTTAAAGGATACAAGAAAATATAA
- a CDS encoding MFS transporter: protein MKKIFGRDCLAQFLEFILLYLPSFLSRYSIQLMIVALPWLMQARKANMNDISMNFAWFFTGSLVMTFLAAKVLSHLNIKSSLIISIVIVSLLSFASLLIIEPTNIAIIRFLQGGALAFLRPLSKIWLIEFKAQKLSVQDLATRSSWSQILISVGTILGGWFGARFGMITGGMEELVLFSAILLLSPMLLFIVAYVIYFLAHKEKEKIKTSSDKSAKESLTAGFKFFLRMPKLLLVLILYLLSLTAFKVLIIAFPFHVRSLTSSLEQLKSLELILVLQPIAFLFGNWFLSKILKYFKSNHSTGIILICISTTFTALLPWLTVYTNNMFISGIFICFGGGLLSGFIYPLLIYIIGDEMNKCELNLKRQIILVTSLVADIGQFFGILLLSLSVFEIMPLHSLFVVLALTVMAIIFFIITEQKRRLKILNYP, encoded by the coding sequence ATGAAAAAAATATTTGGAAGAGATTGTTTAGCTCAATTTCTAGAATTTATCTTGCTCTATTTGCCTTCATTTTTGAGCCGCTACTCCATTCAGCTTATGATAGTAGCGTTACCTTGGCTTATGCAGGCGCGTAAAGCAAATATGAATGATATCAGTATGAACTTTGCTTGGTTTTTTACTGGTTCATTGGTGATGACTTTTTTAGCTGCGAAAGTTTTGAGTCATTTAAATATTAAAAGCTCGCTTATCATTTCAATTGTCATTGTGAGTTTACTTTCATTTGCTTCACTTTTAATAATTGAGCCAACAAATATTGCAATCATAAGGTTTTTGCAGGGAGGAGCTCTTGCTTTTCTAAGACCTCTCAGCAAAATATGGCTCATAGAATTTAAAGCGCAGAAGCTTTCTGTACAGGATTTAGCAACACGATCGTCTTGGAGCCAAATTTTAATATCCGTCGGGACTATTCTAGGCGGATGGTTTGGGGCAAGATTTGGTATGATAACAGGGGGAATGGAGGAATTGGTTCTATTCTCAGCAATCTTGTTATTAAGTCCCATGCTTCTTTTTATTGTCGCTTATGTGATTTATTTTTTAGCTCACAAAGAAAAAGAGAAGATAAAGACAAGTTCAGATAAGTCAGCGAAGGAATCGCTGACGGCTGGTTTTAAATTCTTCTTGCGCATGCCAAAACTCTTATTGGTCCTCATTCTTTATCTCTTAAGTCTGACTGCATTTAAAGTATTAATTATTGCATTCCCATTTCATGTCAGATCACTCACATCTTCTCTGGAGCAATTAAAATCTTTAGAGCTCATTCTTGTATTGCAACCAATAGCATTTTTATTTGGAAATTGGTTTTTAAGCAAAATTTTAAAATACTTCAAATCCAATCATTCGACAGGTATAATACTTATCTGTATATCTACTACTTTTACTGCACTTCTGCCATGGTTAACTGTCTATACAAATAACATGTTTATTTCAGGAATTTTTATTTGTTTTGGAGGTGGTTTGTTGTCAGGATTTATTTATCCGCTGCTTATTTATATCATTGGAGATGAAATGAACAAGTGCGAATTAAATTTAAAAAGACAGATTATTCTTGTGACATCTTTGGTTGCTGATATTGGCCAGTTTTTTGGAATACTATTATTAAGTCTATCTGTGTTTGAAATTATGCCTCTACATTCTTTATTTGTTGTTCTTGCATTAACTGTAATGGCTATTATCTTTTTCATCATAACTGAGCAGAAAAGAAGATTAAAAATTTTAAATTACCCTTAA
- a CDS encoding leucine-rich repeat domain-containing protein, with protein sequence MFFKKIKSKIIFFSTLSISFFHSVSFSNDTCDPYSEIQEQRCLKRIEVLDLSNKKIKNIEEYFRSNDIDIQSVNVLNLNHNKIEDITYLSYFKNLRDLLLQDNKISVIPDSFANLTHLQTLDLSNNDITEIPDSFFQLTNLKVLVLNQNKLKWIPGNISQLINLEELYLNGKSRRTMKSSCFGFFGFQHGEISSIPESLTTLTKLRILDLSHNRISDIPDSFYNLTKLMDLDISDTAVSILPDFLLDKRSNIFINYAETPFAHTLRVNKYIGKVYEEYYIRKTGLI encoded by the coding sequence ATGTTTTTCAAAAAAATAAAATCTAAAATTATTTTTTTTTCCACTCTATCAATTAGTTTTTTCCACTCAGTTTCTTTTTCCAATGATACATGTGATCCCTATTCTGAAATACAAGAGCAACGTTGCTTAAAAAGGATAGAAGTTCTTGATTTATCAAATAAAAAAATAAAAAATATAGAAGAGTATTTTAGATCGAATGATATTGATATCCAATCTGTAAATGTACTCAATCTTAATCATAATAAAATTGAAGATATTACATATTTAAGTTACTTTAAAAATTTAAGAGATCTTTTATTGCAAGATAACAAAATTAGTGTGATACCTGATTCTTTTGCAAATCTAACACATCTACAAACACTTGATTTAAGTAACAATGATATTACAGAAATTCCAGATTCCTTTTTTCAATTAACAAATTTAAAAGTACTTGTTTTAAATCAAAATAAGCTTAAATGGATTCCAGGAAATATTTCTCAATTAATAAATTTAGAAGAGCTTTATTTAAACGGGAAATCGAGAAGAACAATGAAAAGCAGTTGCTTTGGCTTTTTTGGTTTTCAGCATGGAGAAATATCATCAATTCCTGAATCATTAACAACTCTTACGAAATTGCGTATTCTCGATTTAAGTCACAATAGGATTAGCGATATTCCTGATTCATTCTATAATTTAACCAAACTTATGGATCTCGATATTAGTGATACTGCAGTGAGTATTTTGCCTGATTTTCTTCTCGATAAAAGATCCAATATTTTTATAAATTATGCAGAAACTCCATTCGCGCACACATTAAGAGTAAATAAGTATATAGGAAAGGTGTATGAAGAATATTATATAAGAAAAACTGGTCTTATTTAA
- a CDS encoding ABC-F family ATP-binding cassette domain-containing protein — translation MILITCNNIKHSINSNPLLKNISLSLHDTEKTALVGHNGCGKSTLLRLISNIYAPDKGEITWRRNTRLGVIEQFVAESILELNVLEAVKENASSNLLESEWEICLLLNNLGFKEDSLNTKVKSLSGGWKNRLLLARALAAEPDFLLLDEPTNHMDVATLLFFEDFIRELSIPYLIVSHDREFLDSCTTRTLFLRDGKIFDFPYAYSQARRALFEMDEADKARRKSELKEIDRITTSAKQLATWGKVYSNEKFSRRAESMFKRIEKMRGNITEIASEDKRKLIIETSESRAKFAVTFENTNIGFIKNSEERKLFSIEKLSIARGDRVVLLGKNGCGKSVFLNKLAEHYNMNLTTNGIRFNPQSNLGYYDQMLGGISQTKSLFHILREISSGSDLNVKQNLIAAGFPIDDHHKSSLELSGGQRARLQILLISTLKPNILLLDEPTNHIDIAGCEALEQELLSRNITVFFSSHDRRFIANVANRFLFIHNGNMFEINNPDEYYAMELAEEEKKFVV, via the coding sequence ATGATACTGATAACATGCAATAATATTAAGCATTCTATAAATTCAAATCCCCTTTTAAAAAACATTTCACTCTCTCTTCATGACACTGAAAAAACAGCACTTGTAGGACATAATGGCTGCGGGAAATCTACTCTTCTAAGATTGATTTCAAATATATATGCCCCCGATAAAGGAGAAATCACTTGGCGACGTAACACACGTCTAGGTGTTATTGAACAATTCGTTGCCGAAAGTATTCTTGAACTCAATGTACTTGAAGCTGTTAAAGAAAATGCCTCATCCAATCTGCTTGAATCTGAATGGGAAATCTGCCTTTTATTGAATAATCTTGGTTTTAAAGAGGACTCACTTAATACAAAAGTAAAATCCCTAAGCGGTGGTTGGAAAAATCGCTTGCTGCTCGCAAGAGCTCTTGCCGCAGAACCCGATTTTCTCTTGCTTGATGAACCAACCAACCATATGGATGTTGCAACTTTGCTCTTTTTTGAAGATTTTATCCGTGAATTATCTATTCCATATTTAATTGTTAGCCATGATCGAGAGTTTCTTGACTCATGTACAACACGCACACTTTTTTTACGGGATGGCAAAATCTTTGATTTTCCTTATGCTTATTCACAAGCACGCCGAGCATTATTCGAAATGGATGAAGCTGATAAAGCACGGCGGAAAAGTGAATTGAAGGAAATTGATCGTATCACCACCAGTGCGAAACAATTGGCGACCTGGGGCAAAGTTTATAGCAATGAAAAATTCTCACGCAGAGCAGAAAGTATGTTTAAACGCATAGAAAAAATGAGAGGAAATATAACTGAAATTGCAAGCGAGGATAAGCGAAAATTAATAATTGAAACCAGTGAGTCTCGCGCAAAATTTGCTGTTACGTTTGAGAATACGAATATAGGTTTTATAAAAAATAGTGAAGAAAGGAAACTTTTTTCCATTGAAAAATTATCCATTGCCAGGGGCGATCGAGTTGTTTTATTGGGCAAGAATGGTTGTGGAAAAAGTGTTTTTTTAAATAAACTTGCGGAACACTATAATATGAACCTTACAACCAATGGGATCCGTTTTAACCCCCAGTCGAATCTTGGTTATTATGATCAAATGCTCGGTGGAATATCGCAAACAAAATCTCTTTTTCATATTCTAAGAGAAATTTCGAGTGGCTCCGATCTCAATGTGAAACAAAATTTAATCGCTGCGGGTTTCCCCATCGATGATCATCATAAATCAAGTCTAGAACTCAGCGGTGGACAAAGAGCGCGGTTGCAGATTTTGCTCATTTCTACTCTGAAACCAAATATTCTTCTTCTCGATGAACCCACTAATCACATAGATATTGCTGGCTGCGAGGCTTTGGAACAAGAACTTCTGTCAAGAAATATAACTGTATTTTTCTCATCCCATGACAGACGCTTTATTGCCAACGTAGCAAATCGTTTTTTATTTATTCACAATGGAAATATGTTTGAGATAAATAATCCCGATGAATATTATGCAATGGAGCTTGCTGAAGAGGAGAAGAAGTTTGTGGTTTAA
- a CDS encoding DUF1028 domain-containing protein: MLSEMAQQFTGENLGNGVKGHIIGKNFIVCGNTLETLDTLEIMKEAFENSNEKNLYLKLLHALKMGDSTKADIRGRQSASLQVYSNRNDYPIIKINIDDDNDPVNILEEKVSRFIKSFYKIILFFPQRDGTQFMPKPDSLEEKIFAEFKKNVRVRNFHL; this comes from the coding sequence TTGCTTTCGGAGATGGCTCAGCAGTTTACAGGAGAAAATCTAGGTAATGGAGTTAAGGGACATATTATCGGTAAAAACTTTATAGTATGCGGAAATACCTTAGAAACACTTGATACTTTAGAAATCATGAAGGAAGCTTTTGAAAATTCAAATGAAAAAAATCTCTATTTAAAATTACTTCATGCTCTTAAAATGGGAGACTCTACAAAAGCAGATATCAGAGGTAGGCAATCGGCAAGTTTGCAAGTTTATTCTAATAGAAATGATTATCCGATCATAAAAATAAATATTGATGATGATAATGACCCAGTTAATATTTTGGAAGAAAAAGTCTCTCGCTTTATTAAAAGTTTTTATAAAATAATTCTATTTTTTCCTCAAAGAGATGGGACTCAGTTTATGCCAAAGCCTGACAGTTTAGAAGAAAAAATATTTGCAGAATTCAAGAAAAATGTTCGTGTTCGAAATTTCCACTTATGA
- a CDS encoding BrnT family toxin: protein MQIASDKEVETWLTNVWNGEFDWDEGNSQKTSKHGVTPEQIETIIQNEMVFLGRIVEPDGVNFGENRYILLGIILDGRGFTLIYSDLHN from the coding sequence ATGCAAATTGCTTCAGATAAAGAAGTTGAAACTTGGCTTACGAATGTTTGGAATGGAGAGTTTGATTGGGATGAGGGCAATTCACAAAAGACTTCAAAACATGGCGTAACTCCTGAGCAAATTGAAACTATCATTCAAAATGAAATGGTTTTCTTAGGTAGAATCGTTGAACCAGACGGTGTCAACTTTGGAGAAAATAGATACATTTTATTAGGTATCATTTTAGATGGAAGAGGATTTACTCTGATTTACTCTGATTTGCACAATTAG
- a CDS encoding winged helix-turn-helix domain-containing protein, with the protein MQSSQESQAKVVHVEIIKNLILKNNGKKFSRSGIYSFCKKIGLRKVKLRPVHVKNDPEVIAGCRKNFPKVIEKVKREHPDKKIIQYYQEETSYGQKTITSGIWSPKGVRPEYKIKHCILNSWIYGTINIDTGK; encoded by the coding sequence TTGCAAAGTTCTCAAGAATCTCAAGCAAAAGTTGTTCATGTTGAAATTATTAAAAATCTTATACTTAAGAATAATGGCAAGAAGTTTAGTAGATCTGGCATTTATTCGTTTTGTAAGAAAATAGGTTTAAGAAAAGTCAAACTGAGACCAGTGCACGTTAAAAATGATCCAGAAGTCATTGCAGGATGCAGAAAAAACTTTCCTAAAGTAATAGAAAAGGTCAAGAGAGAACATCCAGATAAAAAAATTATTCAATATTACCAAGAAGAAACAAGTTATGGGCAAAAGACAATCACGTCAGGAATTTGGAGTCCAAAAGGTGTTCGCCCTGAGTATAAGATTAAACATTGCATTTTAAATTCTTGGATATACGGAACAATAAATATTGATACTGGAAAATGA
- a CDS encoding DMT family transporter produces MGYAFLSLAAIFWGANYVVGDILVENINPIILSQLRWTLTAILLLGLYFQRIRNDFKLIKKDFRNIFFLAVFGQVLFPLCLYIGLKSTQPINAAIYLSATPALVLFLNRFVFKDFISRLNIVGVILSSFGVLYLVLNGKITELSQLSKINSGDIWAMGSAISWAFYCSFLRIKNKLIAGNSFVMISAVIAAIILVPITGYEVISKSSTVLTFLPTLGNIMGILFLVIFPSWLSYLFWSKGIAAIGATRGEIFTHLVPLSAAILSILFLNQQMHSYHYISAIFIVLGIILCSRKN; encoded by the coding sequence ATGGGCTACGCATTCTTAAGCCTTGCAGCTATATTTTGGGGAGCTAATTATGTTGTTGGAGACATTTTAGTTGAAAATATTAACCCAATTATATTAAGTCAATTAAGATGGACATTAACAGCAATTCTACTTCTTGGTCTTTACTTTCAAAGAATTCGAAATGATTTTAAATTAATAAAAAAAGATTTTCGAAATATCTTCTTTTTAGCAGTCTTTGGTCAAGTTTTATTTCCGTTATGTTTATACATAGGACTTAAATCCACACAACCAATTAATGCTGCTATTTATCTGTCTGCAACTCCTGCATTAGTGTTATTTCTTAATCGTTTTGTTTTTAAAGACTTTATTTCAAGATTGAATATTGTTGGAGTCATTTTAAGTTCGTTTGGTGTTTTATACCTTGTTCTAAACGGAAAAATTACCGAACTATCCCAGCTTTCAAAAATTAATTCAGGCGATATTTGGGCAATGGGTTCAGCAATCAGTTGGGCTTTCTATTGCTCATTTTTAAGAATAAAAAATAAACTGATTGCTGGTAATAGTTTTGTCATGATCTCAGCAGTTATAGCAGCAATTATACTCGTTCCTATCACAGGTTATGAAGTGATTTCAAAAAGTTCAACTGTATTGACCTTTTTGCCAACATTGGGAAACATTATGGGGATACTATTTCTGGTCATTTTCCCATCCTGGCTTTCATATCTTTTCTGGAGTAAAGGAATTGCAGCAATAGGTGCAACTCGAGGTGAAATATTCACTCACTTAGTACCTTTATCTGCGGCAATTTTAAGTATTTTGTTTTTAAATCAACAAATGCACTCATATCATTACATAAGTGCAATATTTATTGTGTTGGGGATAATTTTATGCTCACGCAAGAATTAA
- a CDS encoding acyltransferase, producing MSIVEDFEFDSLKDQDVRITTVFDGTFQNGIGKLECCLLSEESQEHSAIPIFQYSKTLKNLRKESKKISTCSDEIDFAHQVKNSFAKLSQNLKMSDDHFQIDTSGAPLLIQEGKGEHIILPTHFENGSYFSHPHADHHLSMAASELPKIKIGKYIRFGKGVAMNAGGNLRIDDYAWLSPGASLLKQDHNPYGRPSVGSRTVGMTHMPSIHLSEYSWIGREAMMGWDADYVGKASIVATRSFVNTWVSDYSITGNFGKVIQYLPYKAALLELLKPSFEEVLSISDWTKVQSRWLNCYRKWQLSQESESLAIFKMFLGNQSTKNLKILDINPTVGNETELALKYGHSVDILSNRRNRIPFILQKVKNTGSTKARLRSEYNGITLPFVNAHRNPFSQKTNGYDFVFHRKIDADNNITSIKKRIDEADRVLIPGGHIFVGCLNPNLIDAILAVSRESAFDIVDDQFSGQETILLLKKRVESKKVTNMSVPPSLIVSGFARNHLVNESEVG from the coding sequence ATGAGTATTGTAGAAGATTTTGAATTCGATTCTTTAAAAGATCAGGATGTGAGAATAACCACAGTGTTCGACGGCACATTTCAAAATGGTATCGGAAAACTAGAGTGTTGCCTTCTTAGTGAAGAATCGCAGGAGCATTCTGCAATTCCAATTTTTCAATATTCAAAAACATTAAAAAATCTTAGAAAAGAATCAAAAAAAATTTCCACTTGTTCTGACGAAATCGATTTCGCGCATCAAGTGAAAAACTCGTTTGCAAAACTTAGTCAAAATCTTAAGATGTCTGACGATCATTTTCAAATTGATACAAGCGGTGCGCCTCTTTTAATACAAGAGGGAAAGGGAGAGCATATAATTTTACCCACCCACTTTGAAAATGGTTCCTATTTTAGCCATCCTCATGCGGATCATCATCTTTCAATGGCTGCAAGTGAATTGCCAAAAATTAAGATTGGAAAATATATCAGATTCGGCAAAGGTGTTGCAATGAATGCTGGTGGTAATTTACGAATTGATGATTACGCATGGCTATCTCCAGGTGCAAGCCTATTAAAGCAAGATCATAATCCTTATGGTCGCCCTTCTGTTGGCTCTAGAACGGTCGGCATGACTCATATGCCATCTATTCATTTATCGGAATATTCTTGGATTGGGCGAGAGGCAATGATGGGTTGGGACGCAGATTACGTCGGGAAAGCATCAATTGTTGCAACGAGAAGTTTCGTAAATACCTGGGTAAGCGATTATTCTATTACAGGTAATTTTGGTAAAGTAATTCAATATTTACCATACAAAGCGGCACTCTTAGAACTTCTAAAACCCTCTTTTGAAGAGGTGCTTTCCATTTCTGATTGGACAAAGGTTCAGTCACGGTGGCTTAATTGCTATAGAAAATGGCAATTAAGTCAAGAGAGTGAATCATTAGCTATTTTTAAAATGTTTTTAGGAAATCAATCTACCAAGAACCTCAAAATACTGGACATAAATCCAACTGTAGGAAATGAAACGGAGCTTGCCCTAAAGTATGGTCATTCTGTTGATATTCTTTCAAATAGGCGAAACAGAATCCCATTTATATTACAAAAAGTGAAAAACACAGGAAGTACAAAAGCACGATTGCGTTCAGAATATAATGGAATAACCTTGCCATTTGTAAACGCACATAGAAATCCTTTTAGCCAGAAGACAAATGGTTACGATTTTGTCTTTCATCGCAAAATAGACGCTGACAATAATATCACATCAATAAAAAAGCGCATAGATGAAGCTGACCGAGTATTGATTCCAGGAGGACATATTTTTGTAGGATGCCTCAATCCAAATCTGATCGATGCGATCCTGGCCGTTTCACGCGAAAGTGCTTTTGATATTGTTGATGATCAGTTCAGTGGCCAAGAGACGATTCTTTTACTTAAGAAACGAGTTGAAAGTAAGAAAGTAACTAACATGTCAGTACCACCTTCATTGATCGTATCAGGCTTTGCACGAAATCACCTGGTCAACGAAAGTGAGGTAGGTTAA